The DNA region CGGATGAAAGTAAACAGAAGTATTATAGTTGAGGGGGACTTACAAGCCCTGCAGCTTTTTAATGAGATTGATTGAGAATTTTGAAGATGGACACtaatttgtctctctctcttcactaaTCTCTTTAATCTCCATATTTTATAATGTTAATATCACTTTGGGTTCAATCAAAATACTGTTTAATAAATTGTGCAAATATTTGTAGTCAATTATGATGTAAAATGAGGTATCATATATGCAGAATATGCAGCAGGTCATAAATggttttgttatttattcagGCTCCTGCAGCTATGGACTGGGAGAACCGATCCACGGTGAACTCTTCTGCTCCAGACTCTTCTTCATCTCCATCCATGCCTGACTCTTCATCCTCCTTCTGCTGCAACTCCTCTCAACCCCTGTTCTACACCTCCCCGCTCTCGGCCCCTGCCTTTTCCGGCTTGGACCTCCTGTCCGACCTGAAGCCCGTCTTCATCCCTCTCTACTCCGCCGTGGTGCTGGTCGCCTGCTCCGGCAACCTCCTCCTGCTATTTCTCATCTGGCACAACAAGAAAAGACACAACACCACAAACTTCCTCATCAGCAACCTGGCGCTGGTCGACCTGCTCATGTGCATCTTCTGCGTCCCTTTGACCGCGTCCTACGCTTTTGACCAGCGTGGATGGGTGTTTGGTCCCCACATGTGTCACTTTGTGACTGTCATGCAGTCTGCGGCGGTCTACGCAGCAGTCCTGTCCCTCATGGCCATCGCAGTGGATCGTTACGTGGTCGTGGCTTATCCCATCCGCAAAAGAGCGGGGTGCCAGTTCTGCTGGGGGCTGGTGGTCCTGATCTGGCTGTCCTCTCTGGCTTTGTCCACACCTACAGCACTGCACACCGTCCACCTGGACCTGCGGGCCGCGGGGCTGCAGATGGCCGTGTGTGAGGAGTTCTGGGATGGCCAGGAGCGAGGCCGCCTCATCTACTCCTGTTTCATTCTCTTCTTCTCCTACTTTGTCCCACTGGCTGCTGTCTCTATTTCCTACTGTGCTATATCATATCGGCTGAAGCAGAGGACCACGTCAGGTTTGACGGCGTGTCAAGAGTTGAGATCAGCAAGGGCTGCATGGAGCAGACGGAGGAGGAAGACCTTCTTCCTGCTGCTGGTGTCCGTCCTCTGTTTCGCCTTCTCGTGGCTTCCCTTACAGGTACGGATGAATAGGAAAGTAACTGATGATTTGATGgatacatgaaaacatgaataaatgaattcttaaaggggatatatcataaaaaactcactttttcagagCTTGGCTATTCGGTACGGGGTCttacagtatgagaaaaataatgtgttttttgaacattaaagcacgttttctagtagaaacccaaaatacaagtatgaacctggaaatgagcatgctatgtcccctttaaggacgctttcacaagccacagtccgtttggctagtccgaatcagagttaaattgatacttttggctATTTAGCCTAGTTCGGTTTTACGGTGCACAAAtcaaagcggaccaaataaaaaaaaatttgtttctgaggggcgtgtacggagcaaatttatcttttttatcttgagagctgccacttTGATGCAGGAAATCAATcgcagactttgatatattgctgttgaAGTGTTTTGACTTTGCCTCGGCAGTGATCTACTGTGCgcatgaatcccttctcctccagtttatgactttataaataTCACTGTttctgtgaactttatttatcatattctggATGTTCTCTTGCAAGGGAtctcggaccggttgttttggtctgcaccatagtacgattactgcgttcataccgcccaaacgaaccgcactaGAATTCGATTAAAGTGGATTAAATATTGGCTTGTGAAGGCGCCCTAAAGGTCCTTAGTTGGAcaatagttggacattttgagaaatattcaTAATTGCTTTCTTGCTgcaagttagatgagaagattgacactGGAACCAGCAACAGACAGAACATCTTACTGAAGAATCAGAGCTGAACAACGCGGTGGTTCCGGTGCAGTGACATGTTCACTTACTGATGATGCCATCTCTTAGCTTACCAAAAGCCAGCAAACTTAATATTCAATGACTAGGAATCTTTGAACTGCACCAAAAATTTCAAATTAGCAAAGTGATACATTAtttaaagtgtatttcccaaaatgttgaactattcccttaaagggactatttgtaactttcagaaatgcttcttaacagcgacacctgtggccgtgaaatcaacgaaagtcagcgtcgggctcgcgcttgctcgctctcaatatacctgaacgagcatcgctcaaaacagtgaggcaacacacgtcagttaaaagcacaatatcactctatatttcagctgcttggcagtaatgttagctgaccagacgaaggtctctccatgaacatgatttagatctgatcctagtgttggcttttcctgcctaagtgcaggctgaggcagcggggctctgcagcgtgtctccctgctctctccgcccgcagccggagagaccagaggagacaccggcacccggtcggtaacgagagggtaacgtaactctctgaagagctccgtcacttcacaagacacgggaaacctctgttggtctggaggagctgcagcatttatttctgcacaaacgtctcctgtgcattcactagatattctcagagctaaactaactcttctgcagtgtgtagtgagcgcgcgttcacgtctagaggtggagcgagacagcgaggacgcgcgcgcattctgagtgaaggagagcaggcagcgaagacgaggctccagccacacgcgagcgcgcatatgcgaacgcgcacgTGTGGcaacccgctacatttatacgcttaaaaagttacaaatagtccctttaacatacTAAATTCCTAAAGAAATTAATTATTGAATTAATTACCAAATAACTTTTTCCTTGGATGAATGCTGAATGCTAAGCTCTGTTTAACTTCACAGGTGGTGAATCTGATCCGTGACCTGGACACAGACTTCTCCATCTTAGGGAAGAATTACGTGAACATCATCCAGGTGTCCACTCACCTGCTCGCCATGAGCTCCGCCTGCTACAACCCTTTTATTTACGCGTCATTGCACGACAAGTTCCTGTCCTGCCTGTGCCGCCACTTCCTGTCccggaggagaggaaaaggaaaggacaGGGGTCAAGGGTCAAGCATCCTGACAATGTCACACAGAGTGCAGCGCCTTCACACCTCCACGATGGCGGCAGATTTAGCAGGTGCTGTTGTAAATAACGTTATTCCTCGAGACAACTACGCTTGAATTGTTGCTCCGCTTGAATACGCACAAGAATTTTATCTGTTGGTGTTTTCAAGAAATGACTACTAATACTGGCAGGCAAGTTgagtgaaaagaaaatgaatttaaagcACACTGAATTTCAAAAACTCACACGGTGGGGTTTCATAAAACAGCCACATTGTGTACAGCTGGTCGTagtcataaacaaaaatacacaacagCTCGGTCTCTAGATCTCTATTTTAACAGCTCGACTGAATTACTACAGGTTTAAAACATTAGCCTGCTTTCATTCAAAGGAAATGTGtgtaataatttatatttttatcaaATGTACAGAGGTTTATGCACTGAAAGTATATTTAGCACTGACAAATATGCTACTGTGATCTTAAACATATATACTATAAACCGTGATTTTGCTCTTGTCtttgcaaaaatacatttctaatttCTAATAATTTATGATTTGTCTATGTATGCTGTTCTTATCTGAATGTTTCTTTGCCATTCCTGTCCACTTGTGTATTAGGATAATTGTATATGTCTATTACGTGTGCCGTCTAttctattttgtttaatttcattCAATAAACAGGTTTATTTAAATCCTTATAATGataaagtttatttgtatagcacttatcaaatcagtgttacaaagtgctttacaacaaatgcataaaacacaacaataaaatacacattcatgtttgaatatttaatttcctttggtggaagtgttctctgggcttgcctaagcacaaatgtgaagatatTTTCATATCGGTTTCGAGTGTTCTCGAGGagttttacaataaaaaaaaaaaggtaattttgAAATTGGTCTGTACAGTAATTGCTGCATTCGGATGGATCTAGGCCGGATCTTTTAATGAGTGGTCGCACACAGGCAGTCTTCAAATATTCTGGGATACAGCCAGAGGATAAAGAACTGTTAATTACTGAGAGCAACCAAGGGGCAGTCACATCCATTACTTCATAGAGACATTTAGGAGGCATTATACCTACATGACCGGAGGTTCACCACAGTGACCATGAGCCAATTTAAAGAGCATAAAACTTGATAAAACAGCACAGTTGGGGCTGCGGGCTTCAATAAAAGAATCAGGAGGGAGCCACAATTTGATTGTATCTCACTGATTTTATCATAAAAAGGGTTAAAATTGAAGACATCCCTCACTATATGACTGATTAAAGGATTTAAAAGACGGTCCACCGTGTTAAAAAGAGCTCTGGGGCTGCgcttattaatatgaattaaaacagaaatagttGGCCCTCACATTCCTAACCTGGTCATTAAAAGATAAAACAGGAACATGAAGAGAttctgtgacaaaaaaaaaatgattcatgtATTTCTGAAATTCAGTTTGGCCTTGAGCCACTGAACGCTTTTCACACTTTCTGCTGCTGCGGTGACATTTGACGAACACAACGCAGTGTGCAAAATCTGCAGCGTGTTTAAATGTCAAATTTTAGATGGtgagagaaaaaacatcatCTGTGTTGTTCACAGGATATGTAAAACGGTAAAGAGTGAATGTAAAACAAGGCCATGATCTGACTCCCAAGTAAATGCAAAATTATGACCGTTAACTGTAGGTGCATTTTTCAAGCTTATGCTGtatgcaaatgttttacatACATTACAAGATAAGTGTCTTCTTTCATTCTTACTTGGATCTGTCACACtaataaaacatttctttttacaaaatatGCTGGTTTAAATATTGTCCAAACTGTACTACTTGTATCACTAGTATTACTGATTGAGGCTTTGAGCAGCCAAGAGCAGCTCTACTGGAAGATGAGTCATATTAACCTGAAAGCGAGCAGTCTGGTGAGTAAAATGCACCGTTCCAGAGTTTCTCATCATTTTCTGACCTGTCACCTCATTGTAAGTCCTGAAGTTTCATGACCCGACCATTGGAGAGCTGTCAAATTGAATGTGAGTATGGCTTTCATCTGTACGCTCCCCTTTCACGAATGCAGCACCAAATGGATTATATTCTGTAGATATTACGTCATATTTAAAAGGGACTCAATGTAAggatcagaaattgcttgttaacagtgacacctgtggccgttaagtcaacgacagtcagcgtcctgttggtCGCGCTACATACGCACGAAcaagcatcggtcaaaacagtgaggtgacacacattagactgcatgtgattaacaGGCATCATGTtaattaacgttagcaacattaaaagcacaatatcactatatatttcacatgcttggcagtaacgttagcttaccaaacgaaggtccctccatgaatcgaaggccaggccgatgttgatcctagtgtcaacttttcctgcttcagccttcgGACCGAGGTCAGAaggcacaggggagacaccgtagttttCGTCAaagtcaataacgttactcgctccggagcctTCCGtcacaacacacagcagcagggaaacaaaacacgggaaacctctgttggtcttgaggagctgcagcatttctttctgcacaaactgtaacattcacttgatattctcagagctaaactaactctcttctgctccgctggGACACCAACCCGAGTCCTTCACATAAagagcagtctacaggctgatagaggaaacacagaaagtcacggaaggtctcatttttcagggaggttacaacctgttccctcatttgcaataaaaaactatttatatgtgtaaaaagctacatacagtccctttaaaccctACATTTAAATCAAATGCATATCAAACAGCCATAGAAATTTCATGAAGTCCCACAAATGACCTTGTTAAGACAGGTGTATGTTTTTCTGGGTCATGTTCAATCAATTGAATGTTTCACAGGTGTAGAAACATCTCAAAGATGATCAAGAGAAATGTGAGGCACCTGTGCTAAATTTCAGGTGTCATAGCAAAGGGTCTGAATGTTCACTGTCAATGAGATATTTCAGTAACAAatttgcaacaacaacaaaaaaaatctaaaatcctGTTTTTGCTTTGTAATCATGGGCCAGGGTcggcttaaagtggcagtaggcagtatatattttcagcatcattgggcaaaaattccataataacctttcagcatattgtaattcaagtgttctgagagaaaactagacttatgctcctcctcatggctctgttttcaggctttagaaaatctagcccgtgacgggagactctgaccaatcacaggtcatttcagagagagagcgttatTATTGGCTGtcctctggtcatgtgaccggaacttggcgttcttccaccagatttcacaatggtggcggcgtcacaaactttctcattttacagctaaccgtgcactacaagatgtttttgaaaacatttgaggagagaaacaggcatTAAGTTAGTTTGACCGATTGGTCGGAGtaagcgagtgattgacagccggctctcatagacagcagatggacagcggacctcagatcagctcttactgctcgTTTTCCTccaatctgtgaaatcttgcagatgccgttaggagcaccggagaacacagaggcacatgatttttgtcaggttacctgtttcatgtactactgtcatgatatagcgatcgtttcataaaaataacttcttttaatcatatttgctccaatctcacctacttcagctttaaggcataggccatatagatGGTCGCCTAGGGCACCATCTTCTGGGGgtgctggtcgccctctaaataaataaataaataaataaaaagccagttggcacccttcctcattttctgcattgaggtaacaaatgaacaaatatataaagaaagaaagaaatacacatttcacccctgtaactgtctttctcacactttttcatctgcccggccgcacttatttgttaataaaagtgtaaattgtagtgaaactgactaaacacttttaagccaacaatatcagggaccaattgtttttttatattataataaaaacagttatttatgaaaataaaatattaattttgtcttaaaacttaaaacattgtgatgtctgatttGTGTTGTGGTTTACGGGGCTACATTTCACCTTGGGCACCAAAAgcgctagagccggccctgttATATGGGCAGattgatgagagaaaaaaaataatgcaaacaaATTTAGCATGGTCCACGTGCAACAGGTCTACTCATGCATCCTGCTATCCTCATGTCTGATTGTAGTGTGAACATCCTTTATGAAAATGCAAATAGGAACAGGCTTAACAAAGTCTTCTTATGCAAATGTCATTGATATTGTTATAGTTAAGTAGCTGCGTGCTGTGAGTGTAAATTCAGGAGAGATGATGGTACTCTATGTGGATTGTTGCCCTGAACTCATATGTTATCATGAATGAACATGagcagaaaaacaatatacgaaaACCAATTTGTAAAAGACAATGGGGTTGTTGTGATGTAACATACAGTAGCAAGCAACAAATGCGACAACTAACCTTACAGGTTATTTTGAGctgaagaaaaaacaatctACAGGCTTTCACTTGCTGCCGTATaaagtgttttgtttctttctagACTCACAAGGCTCTTAGACAGATAAACACCTCCCGTGGAGTCACAGCTGTACCTGGAGTGTGCACGGTAGGCAGAagttcataaaaaataaaaaacacagaataattAGTGGGAGTTTTGACGGAGCATGAAAATCCTGAATGTCAAATAAGTAACAGCTTAATTATTTCTTCTGCCTCCATGTGGAGAGGATTTTGAACAGACCAAAAAAGCAGCAGGGAAACCAAATCTCTGTGCTCTGAATAAAATCAGAAAGCAGTCATATAACGTTTCCAACAACATAACGAGCAGAGCGTGTTGCAGCATATCTGATTTTCTTATTAATATTGCAGAAACAACAGCACTGATTTGCCAGAATAATCTGAAACTTTCCAGAAGGTAAAGCCACTGTGCAGATGATTTAGTACACTGCTAGTGCAGCCGCACAGAGGATAGGAAAGGTTCAAAATGTAGGAGTGGTGCAAAATTGGAATGAATCAGTCCCTGGAAAGCCTCGCAGGtgtgtaatttaatttaaacgCCTCAGGACCTCTACTGGCACACAGCACAACTCTCAGCACAACTCATGTAGATGAGGGACATAAGAAAACCCAATTTTGAAGCCATTTCTTCACCTCTTCACACAGTTCTGACACGTGGGAAAGGCTTTTGCTGGAGAGGCTTTGGGGAAaaggctttttttccccttcaaaataaattgtatgtttaaataacGGTGCTTGGCTGttgatttatttcacagtttttaacTGCCTGGTATCaatgaaaatgttattaaaagcAGTAGTTAACCTTTTTTTGTATGAGGTACATCCACAGCTCTATCAGATGAGCCCAAGTACCCCTCAGCACCGCTCATGTTCATTtccatttatatttgtttgcatACAATAGATTAGGTCAGTTTAGTTTGCATGTGTACTACTATAAGCTGGACATTTCAACAATTTAGGCCTAATCATTAGTTTTAGCTATCTCAACCTTTATCCATTAACATATTTTTAGCTATTTcatctgtttatccattacttttagcaagTAAAACTTCTAATCAGCCTACCTTTAGTGGTTGAAAAGGTTACCTGAAAGGGCATTCCTTTTTACTAACTAAGTTTAGCCAGGCtacttcaactgtttatccaatttattagcaaattaaaCTACTTTTAGAGATTGAAAAAGTTAGCCGATAGTGAATTAGGCTAATTTTAGCTAACTAACATtagctgttttttaaaaatactttcaATTTATCCAGTACTTTTGCTAACGATTTCAACTGTTTATaaattacttttagctaacgttaagtatttcaactatttatccattat from Sebastes umbrosus isolate fSebUmb1 chromosome 16, fSebUmb1.pri, whole genome shotgun sequence includes:
- the prlh2r gene encoding prolactin releasing hormone 2 receptor — translated: MVLLFIQAPAAMDWENRSTVNSSAPDSSSSPSMPDSSSSFCCNSSQPLFYTSPLSAPAFSGLDLLSDLKPVFIPLYSAVVLVACSGNLLLLFLIWHNKKRHNTTNFLISNLALVDLLMCIFCVPLTASYAFDQRGWVFGPHMCHFVTVMQSAAVYAAVLSLMAIAVDRYVVVAYPIRKRAGCQFCWGLVVLIWLSSLALSTPTALHTVHLDLRAAGLQMAVCEEFWDGQERGRLIYSCFILFFSYFVPLAAVSISYCAISYRLKQRTTSGLTACQELRSARAAWSRRRRKTFFLLLVSVLCFAFSWLPLQVVNLIRDLDTDFSILGKNYVNIIQVSTHLLAMSSACYNPFIYASLHDKFLSCLCRHFLSRRRGKGKDRGQGSSILTMSHRVQRLHTSTMAADLAGAVVNNVIPRDNYA